In Quercus lobata isolate SW786 chromosome 12, ValleyOak3.0 Primary Assembly, whole genome shotgun sequence, a genomic segment contains:
- the LOC115972016 gene encoding metal tolerance protein 2 → MGFRFHNLKSLYRTSMSKLSHTNTHMNKKFHPNPIIFHTLNSHLQTLSDSDSENHKYNHPVYKIPKRWHLGHSHHGHDQEEQNQQYGKEGETIFRLGLAADIGLATGKAFTGYLSGSTAIIADAAHSVSDVVLSGIALWSYKVAKAPKDKEHPYGHGKFETLGSLGISCMLLLTAGGIAWHALEILLGMLSSHPGIVDQSFSHEHVHSHLHSGHHHGVEMDHPILALNMTIVSICVKEGLYWITKRAGERQGSGLMKANAWHHRADAVSSVVALIGVGGSILGVKFLDPLAGVIVSGMILKAGLEAGYQSVLELVDAAIPGEHLDSIKQTILQTEGVKGCHRMRGRRAGSYLYLDVHIEVDPLCSVSAGHYIGENVRHHIHKSHPEVAEVFIHIDPAISQISASIADQQESSKGTMQNINIPAEDKDIEAVVSNVILSRFPEKMVVERVTHHLLQGKLLLQIEVSMPPEMLIRDAKEMAEEAENEILKAASNIIHVSIQLRLGHPIPQLNL, encoded by the exons atgggTTTTAGATTCCACAATCTTAAATCCCTATACAGAACTTCAATGTCAAAACTGTCACACACCAATACCCACATGAACAAGAAATTCCACCCAAACCCCATAATTTTCCATACTTTGAATTCCCATCTCCAAACTCTCTCTGACTCTGACTCTGAAAACCACAAATACAATCACCCAGTTTACAAAATCCCCAAAAGGTGGCATCTGGGCCATTCCCACCATGGCCATGATCAGGAGGAGCAAAACCAACAATATGGGAAGGAGGGTGAGACTATATTCCGGTTGGGTCTAGCTGCCGACATTGGTTTGGCTACTGGAAAAGCCTTCACTGGCTATCTTTCTGGTAGCACTGCCATTATTGCTGATGCTGCACATTCTGTTTCCGATGTG GTTCTTAGTGGCATTGCTCTATGGTCATATAAAGTTGCAAAGGCTCCAAAAGACAAAGAACACCCATATG GACATGGTAAATTTGAGACTCTAGGAAGCCTTGGAATCTCTTGTATGCTTTTGTTAACTGCTGGTGGCATTGCATGGCATGCTTTAGAGATTTTGCTA GGAATGCTGTCATCACATCCTGGAATAGTTGATCAGTCATTTTCACATGAGCATGTGCATAGCCATCTTCATAGTGGACACCACCATGGAGTTGAAATGGATCATCCCATCCTGGCATTGAATATGACTATTGTATCAATTTGTGTAAAAGAAGG GCTTTATTGGATAACAAAACGGGCTGGAGAAAGACAAGGCAGTGGGCTGATGAAAGCAAATGCCTGGCATCATCGTGCAGACGCTGTTTCATCAGTAGTTGCTCTCATTGGCGTTG GAGGTTCTATTCTTGGAGTTAAATTTCTAGATCCACTAGCTGGAGTTATTGTCTCAGGCATGATCCTAAAAGCTGGGCTTGAAGCTGGGTATCAGAg TGTTTTGGAGCTGGTGGATGCTGCAATCCCAGGGGAACATTTGGATTCTATTAAACAAACAATACTTCAAACTGAGGGTGTCAAG GGATGCCATCGGATGAGGGGAAGGAGGGCTGGTTCATATCTGTATCTTGATGTACATATTGAG GTTGACCCTCTTTGTAGTGTTAGTGCTGGACATTACATTGGTGAAAATGTTCGTCATCACATTCACAAATCCCACCCTGAAGTTGCTGAAGTTTTCATACACATAG ATCCTGCAATTTCACAAATCTCTGCGAGTATAGCTGACCAGCAAGAAAGTTCTAAGGGAACCatgcaaaatataaatattccTGCAGAGGATAAAGACATTGAAGCAGTTGTTTCCAATGTCATCTTGTCAAGGTTTCCTGAG AAAATGGTTGTTGAGCGCGTAACTCACCACTTGTTGCAAGGCAAGCTTTTACTCCAAATTGAGGTCTCTATGCCACCAGAAATGTTGATACG GGATGCAAAGGAGATGGCAGAAGAAGCAGAGAATGAGATTTTGAAGGCAGCCTCAAATATCATTCATGTAAGCATTCAGCTACGTTTGGGGCATCCAATTCCACAGTTGAACCTTTGA